In Amphiura filiformis chromosome 2, Afil_fr2py, whole genome shotgun sequence, one DNA window encodes the following:
- the LOC140142017 gene encoding E3 ubiquitin-protein ligase TRIM56-like yields METSTNLEDLHERATGDDLFSCGICSGSNHTDDLKALPCLHTYCQHCTNKLITKDKLTCPICKRTFTLPPKGVSGFKSNIFVTRHFEQKATHEVSHTTAPKCTFSEDCDLDAIGRCVECEDYLCDNCHSIHKTVKKLKSHEVYSMDDILSGKVKISRTSNKQYCCKHNGQVLWFFCDTCGILICRDCTVIDHPSNTHALVNVDDIPGFKGKQLRTLSSRCEEVTKQVTDAIHAVDEASEDLTKALQKAKLDVAETSAKIKEQFLMSIKQKEEQLIDELTKIGQDHEIQINNDKDMLQSKYLCLKRALHISHDVRENGSSYDIAAVYTTLTDTLENLSDVEPFVSPNALADVKFVANDVEFNLPVFGSITTGRDLRGEWNMVGHFGMAACLKDAMGIASYPDGQFAVADYSNAQVKVFQSNGVFKHNIDVKQDLPSSGPRE; encoded by the coding sequence ATGGAAACGAGCACAAATCTGGAAGACTTACATGAGAGAGCAACAGGTGATGATCTGTTTAGCTGTGGAATCTGTTCCGGGTCAAATCATACGGATGACCTAAAAGCATTACCATGCTTACACACGTACTGTCAACATTGTACCAACAAGTTAATTACTAAAGACAAATTAACTTGTCCAATATGTAAAAGGACTTTTACTCTACCACCAAAAGGTGTTTCTGGGTTTAAAAGTAATATTTTCGTTACGAGACACTTTGAGCAAAAAGCGACTCATGAGGTGAGTCACACAACGGCACCAAAGTGTACATTCAGCGAAGACTGTGATTTGGATGCTATTGGCAGATGCGTAGAGTGTGAAGATTATCTGTGTGATAATTGTCATAGCATACATAAAACTGTTAAAAAACTTAAATCTCATGAAGTGTATTCCATGGACGATATACTATCAGGAAAAGTGAAAATAAGTCGCACATCTAACAAGCAATATTGTTGCAAGCACAACGGCCAGGTATTGTGGTTTTTCTGCGACACGTGCGGTATTCTTATTTGTCGTGACTGTACCGTGATTGATCACCCATCCAATACGCATGCGCTTGTCAATGTTGATGATATACCTGGTTTTAAGGGAAAGCAATTACGAACACTTTCGTCTCGTTGTGAGGAAGTGACGAAACAAGTTACTGATGCTATCCACGCTGTTGATGAAGCAAGTGAAGACTTAACGAAAGCTTTGCAGAAAGCGAAACTCGATGTTGCCGAAACATCAGCGAAGATTAAGGAACAGTTTTTGATGTCTATAAAACAAAAAGAGGAACAACTGATAGATGAACTTACCAAGATTGGACAAGACCATGAAATACAAATCAATAATGACAAAGATATGCTCCAATCTAAATATTTATGCTTAAAGAGGGCGCTTCACATCTCGCACGACGTCAGAGAAAATGGATCCTCATACGATATAGCAGCAGTTTACACTACACTTACAGACACGcttgaaaatttgagtgatgtggAACCTTTTGTTTCCCCTAATGCTCTTGCAGATGTGAAATTCGTCGCTAATGATGTTGAATTCAATTTACCGGTCTTTGGATCGATCACCACTGGACGTGACCTCCGCGGCGAATGGAACATGGTTGGGCATTTCGGTATGGCGGCTTGCTTGAAGGACGCAATGGGTATAGCATCATATCCAGATGGACAATTTGCAGTAGCAGATTACTCCAATGCACAAGTGAAAGTTTTTCAATCGAATGGTGTCTTTAAGCATAACATTGACGTGAAACAAGATCTTCCATCTTCAGGCCCTAGGGAATAG